In a single window of the Lagenorhynchus albirostris chromosome 19, mLagAlb1.1, whole genome shotgun sequence genome:
- the ZNF175 gene encoding zinc finger protein 175 isoform X1: protein MPTQLQAPGKSGAVSKRDQELKPRKDMLADVNLPQRPQVLGSEERDGSCEGSVSFEDVTIDFSREEWQQLDPAQRRLYQDVMLEIYSHLFSVGYRIPNPEIIFRMEKRKEQWMREAELPRQRYHEGESGLETLQWEISETASFHNEMLDEVTRDGTWCSILEKLWEEADQTKRDQKNQSKPSHQGAFLNKKKLNTERDRNYKDPGKIIRARPHLVSSQKRPRKGCSRAKRLKPNLEVNHQNQSNTTEHLDEMVESGQLFTHSSSSASCKNTHTGENFCEGNSCTKGFGHKQSFTQHQVHTQEKPDKCTECGRDFTQKSHLLEQQRFHSVENLQECGKCGRAFTPQPKLGVYVTDHTGNIPYICKECGKVFVQRPELVTHQKTHTRKKPHKCHECGKAFFQMLSLFRHQKTHTREKLHECSECGKGFSQNSTLSIHQKIHTGERQYVCSECGKAFTQKSTLSLHQRIHSGDKSYVCIECGQAFIQKAHLIVHQRSHTGEKPYQCHNCGKSFISKSQLDIHHRIHTGEKPYECSDCGKTFTQKSHLNIHQKIHTGERHHVCSECGKAFNQKSILSMHQRIHTGEKPYKCSDCGKAFTSKSQFREHQRIHTGEKPYVCTACGKAFNGRSNFHKHQMTHSRERTFACYKCGHTFTQKSELITHQRTHIGEKPYECCDCGKSFSRKPQLKVHQRIHTGERPYMCSKCGKSFNNRSNFNKHQTTHTRDKSSVPNMHIRK from the exons ATGCCCACCCAGCTCCAGGCTCCTGGAAAGAGTGGAGCTGTCAGCAAAAGAGACCAAGAATTGAAGCCCAGAAAGGACATGCTTGCTGATGTGAATTTACCGCAGAGGCCCCAGGTCTTGGGTTCAGAAGAGCGGGACGGATCATGTGAG GGCTCCGTATCATTTGAGGACGTGACCATAGACTTCAGCAGGGAGGAGTGGCAGCAACTGGACCCTGCCCAGAGACGCCTGTACCAGGATGTGATGCTGGAGATCTACAGCCACCTCTTCTCCGTGG GGTATCGCATTCCCAACCCAGAGATCATTTTCAggatggaaaagagaaaggagcaaTGGATGAGGGAGGCTGAACTCCCACGTCAGAGGTATCACG AAGGGGAGTCTGGGCTTGAAACCCTACAATGGGAAATTTCTGAAACGGCTTCATTTCACAATGAGATGTTGGATGAAGTCACAAGAGATGGCACATGGTGTTCCATTTTAGAAAAGCTGTGGGAAGAAGCTGACCAAACAAAGAGAGATCAGAAAAATCAAAGTAAACCTTCACATCAGGGGGCTTTCCTCAACAAGAAAAAATTGAACACAGAGAGGGACCGTAACTATAAGGACCCTGGAAAAATCATCCGTGCGAGGCCCCACCTTGTTTCTTCACAAAAGAGACCTCGTAAAGGTTGCTCTCGTGCAAAAAGGTTGAAACCTAACCTAGAAGTAAATCATCAAAATCAAAGCAACACCACAGAACACCTTGATGAGATGGTTGAATCTGGTCAGCTATTCACCCACAGCTCTTCCAGTGCCAGCTGCAAAAATACTCATACAGGAGAGAACTTCTGTGAAGGTAATTCATGCACAAAAGGCTTCGGCCATAAACAGTCATTCACACAACATCAAGTTCACACCCAGGAAAAACCAGATAAGTGCACTGAGTGTGGGAGGGACTTTACCCAGAAGTCACACCTCCTTGAACAACAGAGATTCCATAGTGTAGAAAACCTCCAGGAATGTGGTAAATGTGGGAGAGCCTTCACCCCACAACCAAAACTCGGTGTATATGTGACAGATCATACAGGTAACATACCGTATAtatgtaaggaatgtggaaaaGTCTTTGTTCAGAGGCCAGAACTGGTTACACACCAGAAAACTCACACTAGAAAGAAGCCCCATAAATGCcatgaatgtggaaaagcctttttCCAGATGTTATCTCTCTTCAGACATCAGAAAACTCATACTAGAGAAAAACTCCatgaatgcagtgaatgtgggaagggCTTCTCCCAGAATTCAACCCTCAGTATACATCAGAAAATTCATACCGGCGAGCGACAGTACgtatgcagtgaatgtgggaaggccttcacCCAGAAGTCAACACTCAGCTTGCACCAGAGGATCCATTCAGGGGATAAGTCTTACGTGTGTATTGAATGTGGCCAGGCCTTTATCCAGAAGGCACACCTGATTGTACATCAGAGAagtcacacaggagagaaaccttatcAGTGCCACAACTGTGGAAAATCCTTCATTTCCAAGTCACAACTTGATATACATCATCGAATCCATACTGgggagaaaccttatgaatgtagTGACTGTGGGAAAACCTTCACCCAAAAGTCACACCTCAACATACACCAGaaaattcacactggagaaagacaCCACgtgtgcagtgaatgtgggaaggccttcaacCAGAAGTCAATACTCAGCATGCATCAGcgaattcacactggagagaagccttaCAAATGCAGTgactgtgggaaagcctttactTCCAAGTCACAATTCAGAGAGCATCAGCGgatccacactggagagaaaccctatgtaTGCACTGCATGTGGGAAGGCTTTCAATGGTAGGTCAAATTTCCATAAACATCAGATGACTCACAGTAGAGAGAGAACTTTTGCCTGTTACAAGTGTGGACACACCTTCACCCAGAAATCAGAGCTGATTACACATCAGAGAACTCATATAGGAGAGAAACCTTACGAATGCTGTGACTGTGGGAAGTCCTTCAGTAGGAAACCACAACTCAAAGTGCATCAACGAATCCACACGGGAGAGAGACCTTACATGTGTTCCAAGTGTGGGAAGAGCTTCAACAACAGATCAAATTTTAATAAACACCAAACAACTCATACCAGAGACAAATCTTCAGTTCCTAATATGCATATACGTAAATGA
- the ZNF175 gene encoding zinc finger protein 175 isoform X2, translated as MLEIYSHLFSVGYRIPNPEIIFRMEKRKEQWMREAELPRQRYHEGESGLETLQWEISETASFHNEMLDEVTRDGTWCSILEKLWEEADQTKRDQKNQSKPSHQGAFLNKKKLNTERDRNYKDPGKIIRARPHLVSSQKRPRKGCSRAKRLKPNLEVNHQNQSNTTEHLDEMVESGQLFTHSSSSASCKNTHTGENFCEGNSCTKGFGHKQSFTQHQVHTQEKPDKCTECGRDFTQKSHLLEQQRFHSVENLQECGKCGRAFTPQPKLGVYVTDHTGNIPYICKECGKVFVQRPELVTHQKTHTRKKPHKCHECGKAFFQMLSLFRHQKTHTREKLHECSECGKGFSQNSTLSIHQKIHTGERQYVCSECGKAFTQKSTLSLHQRIHSGDKSYVCIECGQAFIQKAHLIVHQRSHTGEKPYQCHNCGKSFISKSQLDIHHRIHTGEKPYECSDCGKTFTQKSHLNIHQKIHTGERHHVCSECGKAFNQKSILSMHQRIHTGEKPYKCSDCGKAFTSKSQFREHQRIHTGEKPYVCTACGKAFNGRSNFHKHQMTHSRERTFACYKCGHTFTQKSELITHQRTHIGEKPYECCDCGKSFSRKPQLKVHQRIHTGERPYMCSKCGKSFNNRSNFNKHQTTHTRDKSSVPNMHIRK; from the exons ATGCTGGAGATCTACAGCCACCTCTTCTCCGTGG GGTATCGCATTCCCAACCCAGAGATCATTTTCAggatggaaaagagaaaggagcaaTGGATGAGGGAGGCTGAACTCCCACGTCAGAGGTATCACG AAGGGGAGTCTGGGCTTGAAACCCTACAATGGGAAATTTCTGAAACGGCTTCATTTCACAATGAGATGTTGGATGAAGTCACAAGAGATGGCACATGGTGTTCCATTTTAGAAAAGCTGTGGGAAGAAGCTGACCAAACAAAGAGAGATCAGAAAAATCAAAGTAAACCTTCACATCAGGGGGCTTTCCTCAACAAGAAAAAATTGAACACAGAGAGGGACCGTAACTATAAGGACCCTGGAAAAATCATCCGTGCGAGGCCCCACCTTGTTTCTTCACAAAAGAGACCTCGTAAAGGTTGCTCTCGTGCAAAAAGGTTGAAACCTAACCTAGAAGTAAATCATCAAAATCAAAGCAACACCACAGAACACCTTGATGAGATGGTTGAATCTGGTCAGCTATTCACCCACAGCTCTTCCAGTGCCAGCTGCAAAAATACTCATACAGGAGAGAACTTCTGTGAAGGTAATTCATGCACAAAAGGCTTCGGCCATAAACAGTCATTCACACAACATCAAGTTCACACCCAGGAAAAACCAGATAAGTGCACTGAGTGTGGGAGGGACTTTACCCAGAAGTCACACCTCCTTGAACAACAGAGATTCCATAGTGTAGAAAACCTCCAGGAATGTGGTAAATGTGGGAGAGCCTTCACCCCACAACCAAAACTCGGTGTATATGTGACAGATCATACAGGTAACATACCGTATAtatgtaaggaatgtggaaaaGTCTTTGTTCAGAGGCCAGAACTGGTTACACACCAGAAAACTCACACTAGAAAGAAGCCCCATAAATGCcatgaatgtggaaaagcctttttCCAGATGTTATCTCTCTTCAGACATCAGAAAACTCATACTAGAGAAAAACTCCatgaatgcagtgaatgtgggaagggCTTCTCCCAGAATTCAACCCTCAGTATACATCAGAAAATTCATACCGGCGAGCGACAGTACgtatgcagtgaatgtgggaaggccttcacCCAGAAGTCAACACTCAGCTTGCACCAGAGGATCCATTCAGGGGATAAGTCTTACGTGTGTATTGAATGTGGCCAGGCCTTTATCCAGAAGGCACACCTGATTGTACATCAGAGAagtcacacaggagagaaaccttatcAGTGCCACAACTGTGGAAAATCCTTCATTTCCAAGTCACAACTTGATATACATCATCGAATCCATACTGgggagaaaccttatgaatgtagTGACTGTGGGAAAACCTTCACCCAAAAGTCACACCTCAACATACACCAGaaaattcacactggagaaagacaCCACgtgtgcagtgaatgtgggaaggccttcaacCAGAAGTCAATACTCAGCATGCATCAGcgaattcacactggagagaagccttaCAAATGCAGTgactgtgggaaagcctttactTCCAAGTCACAATTCAGAGAGCATCAGCGgatccacactggagagaaaccctatgtaTGCACTGCATGTGGGAAGGCTTTCAATGGTAGGTCAAATTTCCATAAACATCAGATGACTCACAGTAGAGAGAGAACTTTTGCCTGTTACAAGTGTGGACACACCTTCACCCAGAAATCAGAGCTGATTACACATCAGAGAACTCATATAGGAGAGAAACCTTACGAATGCTGTGACTGTGGGAAGTCCTTCAGTAGGAAACCACAACTCAAAGTGCATCAACGAATCCACACGGGAGAGAGACCTTACATGTGTTCCAAGTGTGGGAAGAGCTTCAACAACAGATCAAATTTTAATAAACACCAAACAACTCATACCAGAGACAAATCTTCAGTTCCTAATATGCATATACGTAAATGA
- the ZNF175 gene encoding zinc finger protein 175 isoform X3, whose amino-acid sequence MPTQLQAPGKSGAVSKRDQELKPRKDMLADVNLPQRPQVLGSEERDGSCEGSVSFEDVTIDFSREEWQQLDPAQRRLYQDVMLEIYSHLFSVGYRIPNPEIIFRMEKRKEQWMREAELPRQRYHEILSLFSRHATRLVGS is encoded by the exons ATGCCCACCCAGCTCCAGGCTCCTGGAAAGAGTGGAGCTGTCAGCAAAAGAGACCAAGAATTGAAGCCCAGAAAGGACATGCTTGCTGATGTGAATTTACCGCAGAGGCCCCAGGTCTTGGGTTCAGAAGAGCGGGACGGATCATGTGAG GGCTCCGTATCATTTGAGGACGTGACCATAGACTTCAGCAGGGAGGAGTGGCAGCAACTGGACCCTGCCCAGAGACGCCTGTACCAGGATGTGATGCTGGAGATCTACAGCCACCTCTTCTCCGTGG GGTATCGCATTCCCAACCCAGAGATCATTTTCAggatggaaaagagaaaggagcaaTGGATGAGGGAGGCTGAACTCCCACGTCAGAGGTATCACG aaattctATCACTTTTTTCTCGCCACGccactcggcttgtgggatcttag